The following are encoded in a window of Thunnus albacares chromosome 17, fThuAlb1.1, whole genome shotgun sequence genomic DNA:
- the fkbp10a gene encoding peptidyl-prolyl cis-trans isomerase FKBP10, protein MDLIISSVFLILHVVNCSPGPLVDVVVDRYDIPKVCPREVQTEDFIRYHYNGTFQVDGKTFDSSYKRGKAVISQVGLGRLITGLDRGLQGMCVNERRRITVPPHLGYGSIGTGGVIPPDAVLVYDVHLLDIWNAEDKVQIRTLSKPPSCNRTAAASDFVRYHYNGTLLSGEAFDSSYSRNETYDTYLGKGHLIKGMDEGLLGMCVGERRIVIVPPFLAYGESGHGTQVPPQATLVLEVLLVDVFNPKDDLIMQVKYAPEVCNRKTETGDYIRYHYNGTFQDGTAFDSSYQRNSTYNTYIGMGYVIRGMDKALQGLCIGEKRRIIVPPHLAYGEDGVGDLIPGSAVLVFDIHVIDFHNPRDPVEIKVTHKPQECNITSEADDLIEYRYNCSLMDGTLLYSSDQFDSPSTTTLGANMVILGLEKGLSGMCVGEKREVVVPPHWGHGESGAGGVPSSAVLFFELELVKLQKGVPEGYMFVWLGDSPDPLFPAMDLNSDKEVPLEEFSAFIMLQVKEGKGRLRPGADASVIIKGMFNNQDRNRDGKIVEYELNANEESAAREEL, encoded by the exons ATGGACCTGATAATATCTTCGGTTTTTCTTATACTTCATGTTGTGAATTGCAGCCCCGGGCCGTTAGTGGATGTTGTTGTCGATCGGTACGACATCCCGAAAGTTTGTCCTCGAGAAGTGCAAACGGAAGATTTTATTCGGTATCATTATAACGGCACCTTCCAAGTAGACGGAAAGACCTTTGACTCCAG TTATAAACGAGGCAAAGCCGTCATCAGCCAGGTCGGCCTGGGCAGACTCATCACAGGGTTGGACCGGGGTCTTCAGGGCATGTGTGTCAACGAACGCAGGAGGATCACAGTGCCCCCACATCTGGGCTATGGAAGCATAGGAACAG gTGGTGTAATTCCTCCTGACGCTGTGTTGGTGTATGATGTTCACCTACTGGACATCTGGAACGCTGAGGACAAGGTGCAGATCCGCACGCTCAGCAAGCCACCGAGCTGCAACCGCACCGCCGCTGCGTCAGATTTTGTGCGTTACCACTATAACGGCACCCTGCTGTCCGGTGAAGCCTTCGACTCCAG TTACTCGAGGAATGAAACCTATGACACCTACCTGGGGAAGGGCCACCTCATCAAAGGCATGGACGAAGGTCTTCTGGGCATGTGTGTTGGAGAGAGGCGCATCGTCATCGTCCCGCCCTTCCTGGCATATGGAGAGAGCGGCCACG GAACTCAAGTCCCTCCTCAGGCTACACTGGTGTTGGAAGTGCTGTTGGTTGATGTGTTCAACCCTAAGGATGATCTGATCATGCAGGTGAAGTACGCACCTGAAGTCTGCAACCGCAAGACGGAGACCGGAGATTACATCCGCTACCACTACAACGGCACCTTCCAGGATGGCACGGCCTTCGACTCGAG CTACCAGCGAAATAGCACCTACAACACTTACATCGGCATGGGATACGTGATTAGAGGGATGGACAAAGCCCTGCAAGGCCTGTGCataggagagaagaggaggattATCGTGCCTCCTCACTTGGCGTATGGAGAAGATGGAGTTG GAGACCTCATTCCTGGCTCTGCTGTGCTGGTCTTTGACATCCACGTCATTGATTTCCACAACCCCAGAGATCCAGTGGAGATTAAAGTGACCCACAAACCGCAGGAATGCAACATTACCAGCGAGGCCGACGATTTGATTGAGTATCGTTATAATTGCTCCTTGATGGACGGCACCCTGCTGTACTCCTC GGACCAGTTTGACTCGCCTTCCACCACGACTCTCGGAGCGAACATGGTGATCCTGGGTCTGGAGAAAGGTTTGAGTGGCATGTGCGTGGGCGAGAAGAGGGAGGTGGTTGTTCCACCTCACTGGGGCCACGGAGAAAGTGGAG CTGGAGGAGTCCCCAGTAGCGCAGTGCTCTTCTTCGAGCTGGAGTTGGTGAAGCTACAGAAGGGTGTACCTGAAGGCTACATGTTTGTGTGGCTGGGAGACAGCCCTGATCCCCTCTTTCCTGCCATGGACCTCAATAGTGACAAAGAGGTCCCTCTAGAGGAG TTTTCAGCCTTCATCATGCTCCAAGTTAAAGAGGGCAAAGGTCGTCTTCGGCCAGGGGCTGATGCCAGCGTCATCATTAAGGGGATGTTCAACAACCAGGATCGTAATAGAGACGGGAAGATCGTAGAATATGAACTGAATGCTAACGAGGAGTCTGCGGCACGAGAGGAGTTGTAA